AGCCAGGGCTGCCCCACTCTGCTGGCCCTGCAGTCCCTCAGCTGAGTGACGCGCCTCCTGACCCTCCAGAAGTAGACCCTCCTCTTTCTGCTTACGAGGATCTTTTGTTTCTGAAACTGCTTAATGTGGCCTAGGCTGGTTtccactcactctgtagactaggctggctttgaactcatagggaatcttctgtgtctgcctccggagtgctgtgATTAGAGGTGTATGCCAGAAGGCAGCTTCAGAGGCCTTTCAGAGAGAGCAGTTGGGGTGTCCTGCACAGTGTAATGCAGAGCCAGGCCCCCTCGCCCTTATATGGGCCTCAGTCCCCATGTGTGAACCTAGAACAAGTAGCCCTTCCCCCTCTGCTTCATTCGCCAGCttttccagagcccagggtagAGAGCTCTATGTCTGAAGTAGGGCAGGGTAGGTGGGGTGTAGACACCAGCCATCCTTGCACGTGTCCTTGACGTGAAGTCAGGATGACAGCAACTGCTTCCATCTGGGTGCATGGCCACACTGACGCAGGCGTGTTCTGGGGTGGAGGATTTCGTTGGCTCCTCAGGATGTTTCCCATGTCCCCAGATTGCACTGGAGGCTAAGCAGTTAGTAGCTTGGCCACATTCTTGTTACCCGTGTGAACCTGGTGTGGAGGTGGGAGAAGGAGATTCCTAGGTGTCCCAGGAGGATGTGGGAGCGAGATGAATTCAGTCTGAGGTTAGCCCTCAGCAGGCTGTTTTTCCACCACTGCCCTGGCTTCCTTGACTCCGGGGCCACAGCTGGCGGTGCAGACCAAGCGCGTAGCTGCGCAGGTGGACGGGGGTGCCCAAGTGCAGCAAGTGCTCAACATTGAGTGTCTGCGGGACTTCCTGACGCCACCGCTGCTGTCGGTGCGCTTCCGGTGAGTGGGAGCAGTGCCTTGTGGGGTGAGGGGCAGTGAGGCAGGGTCTTCAGGGAGGGGCCTGGCTGAGCTGCTTGCTCCTCATCTGTTCAGGTATGGCGGCACCGCCCAGTCCCTCACGCTGAAGCTCCCAGTGACCATCAACAAATTCTTCCAGCCCACAGAGATGGCCGCCCAAGACTTTTTCCAGCGCTGGAAGCAGCTGAGCCTGTGAGGGGTGGGGCTGACAGgcttgtgtgtgggggtgtctgCCCTAGGGGGGGCAGGGCCCCTGGGCCTGACAGTGCTTTCAACTCCCAGCCCCCTGCAGGAGGCACAGAAAATCTTCAAAGCCAACCACCCCATGGATGCTGAAGTTACTAAGGCCAAGGTGAGAGAGAGGCTGGGCGGTTGGTTACTGGGTGCTGACCGCTGGATGGACCAGTTCTCACGCATGAGGTTTGACCTGTGATAGGCTAGAGGCTTCTCAGCTCTGCTTCTCTGATACCCACCCATTCTAGCTTCTGGGGTTTGGCTCTGCTCTTCTGGACAATGTGGACCCTAACCCTGAGAACTTCGTGGGTGCTGGAATCATCCAGACGAAAGCCCTGCAGGTGGGGTGTCTGCTTCGGCTGGAGCCCAATGCCCAGGCCCAAGTGAGTGCTGAGGACCTCCCTGTGACCCTACATTCACTGCCCCCAGCCCTCCTTCCTGTACCTCTCACTCGCCTTCCCATCTTCTTTCCTTACCTACCTTACCTCTCTGACCTCGTACCCCTTCCTGGGCTCTCTCTTTTCACATGGCTGCCATCTCCACACAGATGTACCGCCTAACCCTGCGCACCAGCAAAGAGCCTGTCTCCCGTCACTTGTGTGAGCTGCTGGCCCAGCAGTTCTGAGCCCTGGACTTGCCCTGGGATGTGGCCGGTGCCAGGCAGCCCTGGGATGGAGGCAGCTGTGACGGAGGGGCAGCGAGGAGACCCCAGGAGTGGGGGCATGCCTGGGAGCTTCCTCTGgccttttgtattttatttttgttcatctGCTGCTGTTTACATTCTAGGGGGGTCAAGGgaagcaccctccctcccttgtcccccaAAGCACAGAGGGGAGAGGGCCGGGGAAGTAGGTACCTCctaccctcccctctctcccattgtccccctccttccctctccccttccaggGGCCGTGTATTATTGTGAGCGAATAAACAGAGAGACGCTAATATTATCCCGTCTATTTACTGCTTACCCCCAGGTGCTCAAAGGAGCGGGGTAAGGGCTTGCAGAGTATGGGTGGCCAGGCTCCGAAGCCCATGGGTGGGGCTCTGAGGGGACAGCATCAGCAGTAGCAGGCGCAGCCCTAGCTGCAGAGCCACCAGCTGCCACCCCGTGCCTGGCCCTAGCACAAGATAGCAGGCTCTGGGCGTCTGGGCTGGGTGGactgcatcttctttctctgcAGGCCCTGGTTCTGAGGAAGGACAGGGGGCCTGTGGTGAGCAGCACAGCTAGAAACCACAGCCCAGGTCAGAGGGTCCAGAACCCTCCACTCAGCTCCATTCCTTGGCAGGAGCTCCCGGATCAGCCTCTTCCTACCCGGCCTTTTGTTTGCCTGTGATCTGTGTGCTCAGACAGCCCTAATGTAGTCGATACCAAGTGTCACCAGCACTGCCATCACCCTCCTGAGGATCACGCCCTACTCTCCTCAGCGCAGGGCTCCATTTCTCAGGCTGAGGTCTTTATCCTCGGGGCACCATCGGGACCTTAGGACAACTTTGGACAACTTTCCAGTGTGGAGCCCACAGTATCCTGACTCCCCTCAGCTTGAGCAAAGCTCTGGCCGGCACTGTGGAGGGTGACAGGAGCCACTTAGGGTGCTCAGCATTCAGGATCAACATAATTACTAGTCCGTGCCTAGGAGGATGGAGCAGCAAGTGAGGACATTTCTTTTGAGGCACTGTATACCCCAGCTGGCCTCAGAGTCATGGTTATCCTGCCTTGGCCACAACAGGGCTGAAATTCCAGGAGTGGGACACAATGCCCAGCCTGGAACCAGTCCTTACTGTAAAAGCTCTGGCTGGAGAGGTCCCGGAACTAGGTAGTAAGATTGATAGGGGCAACTCAGGCATGTGGTAGCTTCTCTGCTTCAGGGTGTGCAGGCCACGTGGGATTCATGCCCACCACTCACCTGGTGGGAAGTGCGTGCTGGCCACCAGGGTGTAGAAGTTTCTGAGGAGGCGCCTGCGCTGCTCAGGAGAAGGCTCTAGAGAAAAGCGAGCACCATGACTAGAGGGCCCCTGCCTCTAGGCCCTCCACCCGCCGCTTCCCCACGCACCTTTATCCTTCGAGGGCTCCACTGTGAAGAGGCAGCGTCTCAGTTCCAAGTGGAGCAACAGCAGCCTGGGAGAGGGCACTATCAGGCGGTGGGGAGCTGGGGCAAATAGCCCGCCCCGCCCGGAACTCCACCGTCTAGCCTTACCCAAGGATATCACTGTGCAGTGGGAACCCATCGGGCAGCGCCCTAGGgcccagaggcaggcaggctcGGAGGGGTTCTAGTAGTGGCTGCCACCAGCGGTCCAGCAGCTGCAGGGCGTGATGGGAGTGAGGTCAGTCAGGGCCGGGTTGGGCTAGTGCCTTGTGGAGCTTGGTTGGCGGCTGGGGCCTGCATTCAGCAGGTGGTGCTCACAGAAGGGATGTGCCAGGGGCAGCAGAGCCACGGTCCACCTCACCTGTGGGTCCAGCTGGCTGAGGGGTGGGCGTGGCCCACACAGCAGACACAGCTCCAGGCCCCGCAGCAGCGTCAGTGTCAACAACCGATGTGGGACCTTCAGTGGGCACAGGGTGGGACTAAGCATGACCTGGCCTCACCAAGTGGATGCCCACCCTATCCCCGCCCACTCACCGTGGGGCTCCCGTGGGGCAGATACACAGGGTAGTCACGAGCAGCTTGCGGTGGCAAGGACCCCACCAGCCAAGGGATCAGCACAGCTTCAGGCATGCCCAGGCGCCACCAGCCCTCGGTTGCTGCCACCACTCGACCTGATACCAGGAGGCTGACAAAGGCCGTGCCAGTGGCTTCTGCAAACCCTGACAGTGTTTCCTAGTGAGGGGGTCAGACTAGGAGTCATGGAGCAACAGGGACCTCCCCGGCTGAGCAAGGGGGTGAAGAGCAgccaggagaccaacagagacattCCAGCATTCGATGCTGTCCGTGTCACACCCTCTCAGGCCCTAGCTTTCCAGTTCAGTCAGCATTCTCCATTCCCTATACATACAccgctttctctctctcccctctccctccctctcatttTTCTTCAGTAACTGGGATGGCTCCATGGCTGAGCCATGTTGAATTCTGGGGTCAGGTGCTCACTGAGTTGACCAGGCTGGGCTTAAACTTGGCATCCactttcttcctcagcctccagagtagctGGGGTGACAGGCCTGCACCAGGAAGCCCTGCAGCGCCATAGTTTTAACAACAGCATCTACAATTTGATTCCCTACTTGCCTGAGAGGTCAGGGCACACTGCCAGGAGAGGCAGAACTTTAAGGAAGATAGGGAGGGCATGGAGCACGtgcctctgatcccagcattcaggaggcagaggcaggcagatgtctgtgagttcaaggccagcctgggctaaacacagagaaaccctgtcttgaggaaaggaaagagagagagagagaaagaaaaaggaaaaaaaaaaaagggagctaGGGATTTGCTTAGATAAGGAGGAGTTCCCTGCAAGACAGAGAATCAGGGAGCTTGTCCTACggaagaggaagctgcagcaGGGGCAGTCGGGGCACTCTGGTGAAGGAAGTTCTTTTAGGAAAAACTTGGTTTCAGGATGGACGATAAGAGGGTCTAGGACACCCGCCGTCCAGAGGGGAGGAAATGAGGCTGCTGGAGTTAGGGCACAGGTGTAGGTATTCCCCTGGCTGCCCCAGTACCTGCATCAGGGCCCCCTCTGGAGGAATGACACAGTCCACACACTGCGTCAGGTCCCCGCTGAGCTCCGAGTGCCCCAAGAAGCTGTCGATGAGGCAGTAGCTGGCCTAGTTCAAGACAAAAAGAGAGGTCTAGGACTCAAGTGGGCCCAGATCAGCCCAGAGAAAGGGGCCAGCTCCAGGgttgaacaccccccccccaaagaaccTATGTGCCCATGCTGTTCCAGTGCCTACTGGGAATTGTAGTTCCAGCCAGAGGCCCTCGTGGCCCACAGCCTCACCCTCAGTTCCTTCTTCAGTCTCTCTACATTCCTGATATTTGTCAGCTCCTCAAGTCCCACGATGAGAACCTAGAAGAGGCACACAGGCGAGTGGGATCCTTAGCAGGTTCTGGTCAGAGGACAGTGCTTAAATGGGCCTGGATCCCTGGGGCTGAGGTCTGGACTgcgggaaaggggcatggagggcAGAGCGCTTGACTTCTGGAGAGAAGAGAGCCCAGTCTCACCATGGCTGCAAACACCATGTGCAGCATTCTTTCTAGCCTCAGCTCAGAGGTGCCCTCCTCGTTTGACAGCACAATGAGCGTGATGCTGTGTGGATGAAACAGGAGAAGCAAGAATGAGGCCAGGCCTGGGAAACGGGGCCAAGTGCTTCTGTGTCTGCCAGCGATTCCCACACTGCTGCCTACATCCTGACAGGGAAAGGCAGGGCTCAGAGAGAGTGAGCAGCTTTTCAAAGATCCCACAGACACGTTACAGACGACACGGCTCTGGGATCACTAAGCCAGGAACCATTGCCCAGGttttgtctcttcttcccttgctCCGCCAGGGGACCTGTCATGGAAGCTCTTCCACACCACGGTCGTGTCTTCCGTTCTTGCAGAGTTCAGTTGCACATCCAGATTCTGCCCGAACATGTGGACTCCATTGAGGGAGCCGATGACAGAGAAAGGGAGCTGTGGAGGAGTGGGGAAGCATTGCGGCAGCTCCCGAGACCTCCCCATTGAAACCCTGGTGTCCCACTTGGCAGCCTCACCCCTATTCCCTCAGAGTTCTTCAGGAAATCGAGCTTATTAGTCCCCGCCTCGGCCAAAGTCCCCAGCCTCTACTCCCGGAGAGCTGCGCAGCCCCAGCGTCCCAAACCCTTTCTTATTTAGATGCAGGAGCTCAGTGTCCCACCTGTGGACGGGAGGGGGCGCCGCcgctgctgctcctgcagaagagGGGGACCCCGCTGGAGGCTGCGAGGCACAGCAGATGCACCGTGCTTCCCGGCCCCTCATCGCCCATCTGTAAGCCCGAACCCCGAAAGTCACCCCCTGGGGACTCTCCGTTTGGATCTGGGAGCAGGCAGGTAGTCAAAGCAAGCCGGCCCGCTGTTTGGAGCCGCCAGAGGGCGAGGAGCGACCGGGCCAAATTCCCGCCCTTATCAACCCAGACCCTACAAATGGATTAGATTCTTTTCCGCCCCGGCCGGAAGTCATCGTGACCCTAACAAAGATGGCGACAGGTACTGCTTGCCAAATGTTCGAGTTGTTCCTGGGCAGATTCACATCCTTTGTAAACGCGAATGAAGAGTCTAGCTTGAAGATGGTGCCAAGGTGGTGCCTAGAAACCTTCTTGCGTGCTGTAATAATAGACAtgctaatttataaaaaaaaaaaaaaaaactggttgaAGATGGGGGCAGTGCTCAGGCATTGCCTAGCAACGACGGTCGGCGTGGCTTTTTCATTCCATTGTGGTAAATATCTTGCccgaatcaaagatggtggtatgCTCAGGCATTGCCTAGCAACCACTATTAAGACTAATTTCCTTTTCGAAAATATAAACAGCTGTACCTCCCTCTCACTTTTTCAGAGTGGTTTGGTCCAGACAGCGTTGCCTAGTAACTGCCAAATGAGatggttgtttttgttattagttaAAGGCAAAAGAAAACCTTACTTTTCCAAAATAATGGAAACCACATAACTTCTGCAATGAATTCTTGCCTTTGACGGCATATCGTGTAGTAAGTCAAAGTACTGAACGCATCAATCTATGAAACAATAAAAGTTAGCACCAGGTACCAGAACAGGCCTTCACAAATAAGATCATTGTACTATCACGTCCACAGCTTTCCTCACCGAGAGGATGGCTAGGGCTCAGCAGATCACAGCGACTGCCGGGAAGGCCTGACAAGCAGGCCTCTGATCCCCGGAATCTTCATGGTAGAAAAAGAGAACACCCTCCACAAAGCTGACCTTCAGACACATGCCATGGCTCATTTGCtataataatacatttttattttttaattaaaaatagtatgTCAggggggtggctggagagatggctcagagggtaagagcactggtcctgagttcaattcccagcaaccacatggtggctcacaatcatctacaTTGGAATCTGACGCCCTTTTCTGGCGTGCAGGTATATGtccaaatagagcactcatatacataaaataaataagtgaatcttttaaaaaatagtagGTTTTCATCTTTATGTCTTTATTTGCTGAGAGAATTTcaatctgtaggccaggctggtctggagctcGGTGCAATTGTTTGGCTCAAATCTTCTGTGACAGACcctctcattctttttttctttctcttttttgttttgttttaatgtttttgaggcagggtctcttgtagcccatgCAGACCTGGGGCTTGATCCTCCTTCCAACATCTCCTAGGTCTTTTTGTAATCAGTTTTCATGAAGGCAAGGAATTGAACAATCTTCCCCTGAGAAATTCTAGATTCCTTCGGGTGTGTTTCAAATGATACAATAAAACAATAgaatttcttttgagacaaaatcTTCCTGTGTTATGTGGGATGGCCTTGATCCTTATGTTTAATCCTCCCTAGTGTCTTCACCACCAAACCCTGCTGATTCTGTTTATGCTCCTGAGAGCATGGCTGCTTGATTATATGTTTGAGAGCAGCTGCTTTCATGTATTATACATATTACAGATAACATTCTCAATTAgtaatttaatgatttctttatttatatgtacaagtgctctgtctgcatgtgcacctgcacaccggaagagggcatcagatcccattatagatggtccTGAGCCGCCatacagttgctgggaattgaactcaggacctcaggaagagagcagacagtgctagtaatcactgagccatctctccaaccctaattgatttatttttatttaatgtgcattggtgccTTGCCGGAAtgcatgtctgtatgagggtattggatcccctggaactggagttacaaacagttttTAGCTGCCTTGTGggcactggaaattgaaccctggtcctctgaaagaccagccaatgttcttaacaaGACAACATTTTAAAGTAACTCTTTTTGGATGTTGTTTCCATTCTGGATTTTATTTCCTATAGTTCATAAGGAATAATTAGCAAATGTACTCTGTACATGGAAAAAATAATACATACAATATTTAAAAGCCTATACAGGGTGGCACAATCccttgaggccaacctggcctactcCCCCCAATCTCCTGCCAAACAcacaaatagacagacagatagatagataaatgtaactttaaaaaattatacgtgcacctttaatcctgacattcaggaggcagaggctggaggatctcttgagttggaggccagcctgttctacagagcaagtttcaagacagacatggttacacagagaagaCTTGTcttaaagagaacaaaacaaacaaacaaaaaaatgtacatGGAAAATTTTTAGTTTATGTATTAGGGTTGGGGTTATCATGCTGGGAGGCTAGTGGCAcgtgactttaattccagcaccctggaggcagaggtaggtggatctctgagttctgggaagCTGCTGATTCTAGTCTATTGATAATGTTTCCAGACAGggctgcagagaaaccctatgggggtggggggagcggaAGGGAAACTCACTAAAAACCAGGGCAGGGAAAATGTCTCATTGTTATAGTGTTTGCAATTGAGGATTGAATTCAGATCCACACTGttattattttagaaatgatGGGCACAACAGatagaggtttattggatggagatggagagagagaggaaaagagagagacaagagagagagagacacgtggtgggaggggaaagggcaccctgacagagaaaggggagagagcaggagagtgcAAGAGAAAGGTAATGGGCCTTGGGCCGGGGCGCATTTATAGGTCTTGCGCAGTTTAACCGCATCTGTAACATCTGTCCGGCACACATGATGActtcataggttactaggcaaccgaGAACCGTGCTGTCTAAATGCTAACACCCATCACCcgcattttaaaaatgtgcttgtatcttttttcttgttttatttttagaaacaaggtttctctgtgtagccctcgctgtcctgAACCTCTCTGTGTAGACtgggctgtcttagaactcagaTCAGCTTGCATCGCTGTGGGCTGGGATTCAAGGCGTGCCTCCTCACGGCCCGGCTTTGTATCTTTTTATATTAGTAAGGTTTATTTAGTAAATTTCTGTTCACACGTATGTCACAATTATTTTCCAGgtcattttatattcattttggcTCACGCCGTGTTAGTTGCAAAGCTGAGGATATACCATGTATTTCTATTacactttttattcatttgttattttgtttttagtattgttattttgtaaaaaaaaaaaaaaaaaaaaaaaatgtatttgctttGAGTAGGTTTCTGGCTTTTTTCCCAGAAAAGAAGGCTCAGATGTTGCCTAGCAACCTCCACTTAAGTTGGAATTCGCTTCTTTTTCCAGCGAAAACTGCCTTGGCTTCCAAGTTGACTGCAACTTTACAGTGTTGCCTGGCAACGTCATCTCGGGTGATGTGATTGGGCGACTCTCTCCTATAGGTTCCCGGTCAGAAAGAATAGAATTTATTAACTTAATCCAAGTGTGAGAACACAAAGGCCGGCTACGCGTTGCCTAGCAACCAGGCTCCCTGACCCTTCCCTTTAGCCCGGAGTCGGAAACTCGAGATCGACTCCAAGATGGTGGCCGGATGTGCCTTTTTTCGCTTAATTTCGTGCTTGACGTTGTGCATAAAAGTTTGCTCGAGCTCAGGAGGCCCCTGAAGAGGCTCGCTGTGCCCGTTCTGAGAGTTTCGTGGTATGGGTATGCACCAGGGCAGGGATAAAACCACCAAGAGCCCGATGCCCCGCACAAACATGGCCGCACCAGCATCCGCAAAAGCTGCCAGACGTCCGGCGGGGGTGCGCGCTCCGCGCAAGCGCACTTCTGCCCGTCCCGGGACGGCGACGGCGGCGGCGACgctggcggcggcggcgcggggcaTGGTCCCCGGATCCGAAGGCCCGGCCCGGGCCGGGGGCCTGGTGGCGGACGTGGTGTTCGTGATCGAGGGGACAGCAAACCTGGGGCCGTACTTCGAGGAGCTCCGCAAGCACTACCTGCTGCCCGCCATAGAGTGAGTGAGAGCCCGGGTCGCCCCCCGCCGCCCTAACCTGAGCTTGCGCCGACGCCGCCCTTACCCCTCCTTTGCAGGTACTTCAACGGGGGACCGCCCGCAGAGACGGACTTCGGGGGCGACGTGAGTGTGCGGCCGAGTCACGGGGCGGAGGCCCCTAGAcccctgggtctgagggaggaaagatggagtCCCGAGGCCTGGGTCTGAGGGAAGAGGGATTCAGAATTAATTTCTAAAATGAAGTTGGAAGGCCCTTTCCCTTGCCGAAGATTTCTCACTTTTAGAGTTCTTTTGTCCTCCCAGTATGGTGGAACCCAGTACAGCCTTGTGGTGTTCAACACAGTTGACTGCGCCCCAGAGTCCTACGTACAATGTCACGCTCCTACCAGCAGCGCCTATGAGTTTGTCACCTGGCTCGATGGCATCAAGTGAGCTTTGCCTTCATTTTGGGCTGGTTGGGGATCCCAGGACAGACTGTGGGCGTGGCCTGTGCTTGAGCTGCAGAAGCTGCTGACTGAGCAGAACACGGTCTGTGCCTGAGTGTGCCATATCAGCTTGCCCTTCTCCCCTCTTGCCTCCTCGTCTACTCCAGAGGAGTCTGCAGGAAGGGTCTAGGCCAAGAGAGTTTCTCCTGTAGGTTGGGTCATAGCTGATAGTgtagctgagactggccttgaattcctggtccTTATGCCTCCACTTTctggttgctgggattacagatgtgtgccaccagtGGCCTGGCTTGTGGAGCCAGGCAGCCTGGAGTAGAGCCACGGCTTCTTCAAACAGAGCTCTCTTGCTGCAGCGTCCCAGGCTCCTTCCTTTGTGCTGCCTGTTCTTTCTGAAttggagaaattcagaaatacaaGTAGTACTTGTATTTGTTCTTTGTGCttttgggtttctgttgctgcataTAAGGTTTCCACCAGTTTAATGGTTTCAGACAAAACAGTTGCCGCCTTGTGAAGTCATGTGTGAGTCAGGAACGCAGGCCGTGTTGATGGTCTGCTCTCAGAGGACTGTAGTTGGCCACTCCCTGCATGCCAAGGATCCACTATGGCTTGTTCTGTCGCCCGTGACGACAGAGCCTTAGTTCCTTGCTGGCTCTTTGCCACCATGCCCTCACATGTGGCGGTTTGATGCCCAGACTGGCAGCTGGCTCTGCTCAGAATGAATGAGCAAACTCAGAGGGCAGAGGTGAAGCCACCAGGTTATTTTGATGAGGAAGTGACACACTGTTCTTTTTGTCCCCAGCTGTTTGCTGGATGAGTCTGTCCCAGACAAGAATGGGTGAGCAGGGGGTCCCTGGGGGCGCTGGTGCCCCACACAG
This is a stretch of genomic DNA from Meriones unguiculatus strain TT.TT164.6M chromosome 1, Bangor_MerUng_6.1, whole genome shotgun sequence. It encodes these proteins:
- the Fuz gene encoding protein fuzzy homolog, with the protein product MGDEGPGSTVHLLCLAASSGVPLFCRSSSGGAPSRPQLPFSVIGSLNGVHMFGQNLDVQLNSARTEDTTVVWKSFHDSITLIVLSNEEGTSELRLERMLHMVFAAMVLIVGLEELTNIRNVERLKKELRASYCLIDSFLGHSELSGDLTQCVDCVIPPEGALMQETLSGFAEATGTAFVSLLVSGRVVAATEGWWRLGMPEAVLIPWLVGSLPPQAARDYPVYLPHGSPTVPHRLLTLTLLRGLELCLLCGPRPPLSQLDPQLLDRWWQPLLEPLRACLPLGPRALPDGFPLHSDILGLLLLHLELRRCLFTVEPSKDKEPSPEQRRRLLRNFYTLVASTHFPPEPGPAEKEDAVHPAQTPRACYLVLGPGTGWQLVALQLGLRLLLLMLSPQSPTHGLRSLATHTLQALTPLL